One Lycium ferocissimum isolate CSIRO_LF1 unplaced genomic scaffold, AGI_CSIRO_Lferr_CH_V1 ctg3753, whole genome shotgun sequence genomic region harbors:
- the LOC132044164 gene encoding NADH-ubiquinone oxidoreductase chain 6 produces MILSVLSSPALVSGLMVVRAKNPVHSVLFLIPVFRNTSGLLLLLGLDFFAMIFPVVYIGAIAVSFLFVVMMFHIQIAEIHEEVLRYLPVSGIIGLIFWWEMFFILDNESIPLLPTQRNTTSLRYTVYAGKVRSWTNLETLGNLLYTYYFVWFLVSSLILLVAMIGAIVLTMHRTTKVKRQDVFRRNALDSRRTIMRRTTDPLTTIRRSSGSNPHREL; encoded by the coding sequence ATGATACTTTCTGTTTTGTCGAGCCCTGCTTTGGTCTCTGGTTTGATGGTTGTACGTGCTAAAAATCCGGTACATTCCGTTTTGTTTCTCATCCCAGTCTTTCGCAACACTTCAGGTTTACTTCTTTTGTTAGGTCTCGACTTCTTCGCTATGATCTTCCCAGTAGTTTATATAGGAGCTATAGCCGTTTCATTCCTATTCGTTGTTATGATGTTCCATATTCAAATAGCGGAGATTCACGAAGAAGTATTGCGCTATTTACCAGTGAGTGGTATTATTGGACTGATCTTTTGGTGGGAGATGTTCTTTATTTTAGATAATGAAAGCATTCCATTACTACCAACCCAAAGAAATACGACCTCTCTGAGATATACGGTTTATGCCGGAAAGGTACGAAGTTGGACTAATTTGGAAACATTGGGCAATTTACTTTATACCTACTATTTCGTCTGGTTTTTGGTTTCTAGTCTTATTTTATTAGTAGCCATGATTGGGGCTATAGTACTGACTATGCATAGGACTACTAAGGTGAAAAGACAGGATGTATTTCGACGAAATGCTCTGGATTCTAGGAGGACTATAATGAGGAGGACGACAGACCCGCTCACGACAATAAGGAGAAGCAGTGGTTCGAATCCACATCGTGAGCTTTAG
- the LOC132044162 gene encoding protein TIC 214-like, whose protein sequence is MTLIFPSMEPDVSLSPTDLTQKESMGVDTSIAADAEEEILALRAKMLTLPWKEFVIIFQSFLLGNLGSLCMKIINSVVVVGLYYGFLTTFSIGPSYLFLLRALVMEEGTEKKVSATTGFITGQLMMFISIYYAPLHLALGRPHTITVLALPYLLFHFFWNNHKDFFDYGSTTRNSMRNLSIQCVFLNNLIFPLFNHFILPSSMLARLVNIYLFRCNNKILFVTSGFLGWLIGHILFMKWLGLVLVWIRQNHSIRSKKYIRSNKYLVLELRNSLARIFSILLFITCVYYLGRIPSPILTKKLKEASKTEERVESEEERDVEIERASEMKGTKQEQEGSTEEDPSPSLFSEERWDPDKIDETEEIRVNGKDKIKEKFHSHLTETGYNCNCE, encoded by the exons ATGACTCTGATCTTTCCTTCTATGGAGCCGGATGTGAGCTTATCGCCTACTGATCTTACTCAAAAAGAGTCAATGGGAGTAGACACATCAATAGCAGCAGACGCAGAGGAAGAAATCCTTGCTCTTCGGGCTAAGATGCTGACTTTGCCGTGGAAAGA GTTTGTGATtatttttcaatcttttctaCTAGGTAATCTAGGATCCTTATGCATGAAGATAATCAATTCGGTCGTTGTGGTCGGACTCTATTATGGATTTCTGACCACATTCTCCATAGGGCCCTCTTATCTCTTCCTTCTCCGAGCTCTGGTTATGGAAGAAGGAACCGAGAAGAAGGTATCAGCAACAACTGGTTTTATTACGGGGCAGCTCATGATGTTCATATCGATCTATTATGCGCCTCTGCATCTAGCATTGGGTAGACCTCATACAATAACTGTCCTAGCTTTACCATatcttttgtttcatttcttcTGGAACAATCACAAAGACTTTTTTGATTATGGATCTACTACCAGAAATTCAATGCGTAATCTCAGCATTCAATGTGTATTCCTGAATAATCTCatttttccattattcaaccaTTTCATTTTACCAAGTTCAATGTTAGCCAGATTAGTCAACATTTATCTCTTTCGATGCAACAACAAGATCTTATTTGTAACAAGTGGTTTTCTTGGTTGGTTAATTGGTCACATTTTATTCATGAAATGGCTTGGATTGGTATTAGTCTGGATACGGCAAAATCATTCTATTAGATCTAAGAAGTACATTCGATCTAATAAGTACCTTGTGTTAGAATTGAGAAATTCGTTGGCTCGGATCTTTAGTATTCTCTTATTTATTACCTGTGTCTACTATTTAGGCAGAATACCCTCACCCATTCTTACTAAGAAACTGAAAGAAGCCTCAAAAACAGAAGAAAGGGTGGAAAGTGAGGAAGAAAGAGATGTAGAAATAGAAAGAGCTTCCGAAATGAAGGGGACTAAACAGGAACAAGAGGGATCCACTGAAGAAGATCCTTCTCCTTCCCTTTTTTCGGAAGAAAGGTGGGATCCGGACAAAATCGATGAAACGGAAGAAATCCGAGTGAATGGAAAGGACAAAATAAAGGAGAAATTCCACTCTCACCTTACAGAGACAGGATATAATTGTAATTGTGAATGA
- the LOC132044163 gene encoding LOW QUALITY PROTEIN: small ribosomal subunit protein uS4m-like (The sequence of the model RefSeq protein was modified relative to this genomic sequence to represent the inferred CDS: inserted 1 base in 1 codon) gives MWRKRLIQRDMXLPALRFKTCRLLSGNVWNRELTIIQRRILRRLRNKKRSIKRKIYSRENLNSYIQSQTTRKLSLFYGDLPITEMHRGRERTSYIPFLLNPETRSDVILVRLHFCETIPQARQPISHRRVCVNNGMVNITHFKLSHGDIISFQENDARTRGEEIKRSFYIEISVEKIIGKFLDHPWRRTKTEWFRLLKTSRGCRLLLKSRFLQQLRSSMQEEDLERTKKFGSEKVCLGSSFAEHNRMKRNLYHFKSLFLSKRRNEKNRNIPTRTRSPIVYNSSLYSNSTYCSASPHQFTKKIKIKRIELPTHYSEVNHRTPKAVVYYGPNIGHIPHDIRLKDPNLLLRSGKGRGQNI, from the exons ATGTGGCGAAAAAGACTGATTCAACGAGATA CCTTGCCTGCATTAAGATTTAAAACTTGTCGTCTACTTTCAGGAAATGTTTGGAACAGAGAACTTACAATAATACAACGCCGTATTCTCCGAAGATTGAGGAACAAGAAGAGATCTATTAAGAGAAAGATTTATTCTAGAGAAAATCTTAACAGTTACATCCAATCACAAACTACACGAAAGTTGTCCCTTTTTTATGGAGATTTACCCATCACAGAGATGCACAGAGGAAGAGAACGAACTTCATATATCCCTTTTCTACTCAATCCAGAAACAAGATCGGACGTTATCCTGGTTCGTCTCCATTTTTGTGAAACTATTCCTCAAGCAAGGCAGCCGATAAGTCATCGAAGGGTTTGTGTGAATAATGGAATGGTTAACATTACTCATTTTAAACTCTCCCACGGTGATATaatatcttttcaagaaaatgatgCGAGAACCCGCGGTGAAGAAATAAAGAGATCCTTCTATATCGAAATCTCAGTTGAAAAAATAATAGGCAAATTCCTGGATCACCCGTGGAGAAGAACCAAAACAGAATGGTTCCGCCTACTCAAAACGTCGAGGGGATGCCGCCTACTACTAAAATCCCGGTTTTTGCAACAGTTGCGTTCTTCTATGCAAGAAGAAGACTTAGAAAGAACAAAGAAGTTTGGATCCGAAAAAGTATGCTTAGGCAGTTCTTTCGCTGAGCACAACAGAATGAAGAGGAATTTGTATCATTTCAAATCCCTATTCTTATCGAAGAGAAGGAACGAGAAAAACCGAAATATTCCTACTCGAACAAGAAGTCCTATAGTTTACAACTCTTCTTTATATAGTAATTCGACCTATTGCTCCGCATCCCCCCATCAGTTTACTAAAAAGATCAAAATCAAAAGGATCGAACTACCTACTCATTATTCGGAGGTGAATCATAGAACACCAAAAGCTGTGGTATATTATGGACCTAACATAGGTCACATACCTCACGACATAAGATTGAAAGATCCAAACCTTCTTCTTCGGAGCGGAAAGGGACGTGGCCAAAACATATAA